The following DNA comes from Chitinophaga nivalis.
GAATTACGCCGGGTGCTGGATGCTTCTTTTAAAGATAACCTGGTCCGGAAAGCCGTAATAACGGCAACGGGTACACGTAAAAATAATGCAGCGGTAAAAACAACTTTCCTGCAGGATGGTAATCCGGCTACTTACTGGGCCACGGCCGAAAATGTACAACAAGGAACGATTACACTCACCTTTCCGAAGCCTGTAACCTTTAACCGGGTGGTGTTGCAGGAAGCGATTGCACTGGGGCAGCGGGTGAAGGCTTTTTCCGTGGAGATTCTGGAGAACGGCGCCTTTAAAGAGGTAGCGCGGGAAACCACCATCGGTCACAAACGCATCTTACGGTTGCCGGATTATACCACAACTGTGGTAAGGATACAATTGCTGGATGCCAAGGCCAGCCCGGTGATCAGTGAAGTACAGCTGTTCCAGGCGCCTGAGCAGGTAGAGCGGCCGCAGATCCGGCGCGACAAAGCGGGTGCATTATCCTTGTCGGGCGCTGCTGATACAGAGCTGCGGTATACACTGGATGGTAGCGAGCCGCAATATCATTCGGCGCGCTTTACTGCACCCGTAGCGTTTGCGCAAGGAGGAACCGTGAAAGCCAAAGCTTTTCTGCCGCAAGGTAAAGCAGCCAGTGAAACAGCTACCGCGTATTTCGATGTAGCACCGGCAAAATGGCGGATCGTGCCGGCACCAGGAATAAATGAGGCAGAAGCAGCAAAAGCAATCGATGGAGACCCTGCTACCGTATGGGTAACGAAGGATATTAAAACAACTGAAAAGCACCCGCATGAGTTGATAGTAGATTTGGGCGGAGAGTTGTTATTACGTGGTTTCTCATATACGCCGCCTGCCGGCAGTGATGCAGGAGGTGTTGTATATGGATATGCCTGCTATATCAGCCAGGATGGTAAAAGTTGGGGAGATCCGGTCGCTAATGGACAGTTTGCCAATATCCGTAATAACCCGGTGATGCAAACCGTATTGTTTAAAGCAGTGTCCGCACGCTTTATCAAGTTTGTTGCTGTTAACCCCGCCAATGAGCAAGAGAATTGGACAAGT
Coding sequences within:
- a CDS encoding alpha-L-fucosidase, giving the protein MKKTTYLLAALLSCNMAVGQQISPYGALPSKAQVAWNDLEYYMFIHLGPNTFTNKEWGHGDEDPRVFNPSRLDARQWARTAKLAGMKGIVITAKHHDGFCLWPSKYSKHTVRESAWKNGKGDVLAELSAACKAYGLQFGVYLSPWDRNHPEYGTPTYNQVFANTLKEVLTSYGPVFEQWFDGANDGTKKQQYDWPLFHSVVHKHQPNAVIFSDVGPGCRWVGNEKGFAGTTNWSTLNVKGFSPGAGGPPAQSLNEGNEDGEQWIPAECDVSIRPGWFYSPETDNKVKSVTELLDIYYASVGRNGNLILNVPVDREGLIHPNDSTRLMELRRVLDASFKDNLVRKAVITATGTRKNNAAVKTTFLQDGNPATYWATAENVQQGTITLTFPKPVTFNRVVLQEAIALGQRVKAFSVEILENGAFKEVARETTIGHKRILRLPDYTTTVVRIQLLDAKASPVISEVQLFQAPEQVERPQIRRDKAGALSLSGAADTELRYTLDGSEPQYHSARFTAPVAFAQGGTVKAKAFLPQGKAASETATAYFDVAPAKWRIVPAPGINEAEAAKAIDGDPATVWVTKDIKTTEKHPHELIVDLGGELLLRGFSYTPPAGSDAGGVVYGYACYISQDGKSWGDPVANGQFANIRNNPVMQTVLFKAVSARFIKFVAVNPANEQENWTSVAELGVITHDRPAER